The Gigantopelta aegis isolate Gae_Host chromosome 9, Gae_host_genome, whole genome shotgun sequence genomic sequence GAACCATACCCTCTCTAACCTCTATCTAAGGTATGATCAAATATGACAATATTGCATATTTATTATGTGAAATACGCACCTCAAGCAGTCGGAATACGCCTCGACTCCGTATTTAGAAACACAATATGGAGCAACCCCAACAGCAAATCGTCCGGACAAACTGGAGCAATTAACAATTCGGCCATGTTGTTTTCGTATCAAGGGCAGAAACGTCCTGCACACGTCAATCATGCCGTAGACGTTGACGGCCATTAGACGTTCGTATTCCGACCTGGGGAACCATTCAGCTGGGCCGGGATCACACGCTATACCAGCGTTATTCACCACAGCCCACAAACCTACAGTCATAGTAAACAAAAAAaggtattgttttgtttaaggacacctctagagcacataatttattaatcatcggctatagcctctattagaaacatacttatctgcccttgatttgcatgGGCGCTAAGCGGCCCGAACAGCCACTAAAttacttttggtaattttgacatataaagtcttagagaggaaacccgctacatttccctattaatagcaaaggatctgATATATGCACCATGGAGAGTGTATTAGTGGATGAGTAAGAACAGGTATAGACACATCACATCTATGTCTTTTAAAcgattatttttcaatacccgCAAATTGGTTCTCTAGATGTATTTcaatcatgttttaaaatatatcgcTAGACAAAATGGATTGGATTTACAAAGCCTGAATACATATAGTTACAATGCTAAAAACagctgttttaaaaaattggttGAATATGTCACTGTGATATTccagtattaattttaatacgCACCTGTCTTATCCGGTAATGTGTCACGGACAAACACGAAAGCATCGTGGATTTTCTTTTCGCTCGTGACGTCAATATCCACGGTGACCAGTCTGGGAGATACCTCTTTCCTAAGACTCTCGGCTCCTTCGTCCGTCAAGCAGCCCGCAAACACATTGAAACCCATGGAGTCCAAGCGCTTTGCCAGGAGGTTGCCGAACCCACTGTCACAGCCCGTGATGAACACGTATCTGGATTCGTAGTTATCTATCGTCGACAAACCCAACAACCACCTGAGAGTGCAGTATCCAATTAACAACCCAGCTGTGATGACCAGAAGAAACATTCTGCTGACtgctttaaacaaacaaacaaacaaacaaatacagtttatttataaGCTGTAACCCTGAAAAACTAACGTGTATATCTGAAATATGCGTATACGTATacgtggcggatccagaaaatccatttaaggtggtgtgtgtgtgtgtgtgtgtgtgtgtgtgtgggcggtGGCGGTAGCGGTGGCGGTGGCGGTGGCGGTGGCGGTGGGGAAATGACATGTGGCCGAAAGCCACAAATGTTCCCGAAGGGATTCCTCGGATTTtccaatgtaaaaatatataaataaataaataaataaataatatatatatatatatatatatatatatatatatatatatatatatatatatatatatatatataaaactgtcgCAAACTTTAGGAGGGGGCTCCTCCCCCTTCCCCgttagatccgccactgtaatCAGTAACAATCACTTTCTAtacaaataaagttaaagtttttgtgtaacatcaccactagaacacaatgatttatcggctattggatgtcaaacatttggtaattttgacatatagtctgagaggaaacctgctatattttgccattagtagcatgggatcttttatatgcatcatcccacagacaggatagcacataccacggcctttgatataccagtcgtggtacactggctggaatgagaaataccccaatgggtccacagatggggatcgatcctagaccgaccgcgcataaggcgagggctttactactgggctacgtcccgcccctttcttatattataatatacatacatacatacatacatacatacatacatacatacatacatacatagatatataaataCGTGTGTAAAAAATACTTGTTTATTATACGGACAgctaatatttccatatacttaccatttgtgacaaccaatagccgatatgtacttttgtgctggggtgtcgttaaacaaacattcattcattcattatacgGACAGCTTACAAATAGTGAATTCTAGTTTTGCGTGATGACAGTGAGAAGATGGATGGGTGGGCAGGGACGGGATCGGGATTAAAACAATTAGGTATAGTATAGTAAatgcagaattttaaaatttaaatatctatttattcaattgtTATCCTCTACAAATGTTAGGTAGCCTACtgaaatttcttttattttaccGCTGGATTCCCAgaaacacattattttttttaggttttagGCTCATAGATTATGTTCAAATCAACTATCAAAAATGGCGTCCCTACACCCCCAAATACTTGATTATGGGAAGTGTTTACCGTTATCGGGAATCTGTATTCGGGTGATGCATTCTGGATTACGTACACGCTGACGGATTACGGATAAATGGAATCTACGCCTAAACGACATGGTCGTAGAAATCTACTCCCATGTTTCGCCACTCCTCAGAACATTGTATACTTCatctcttgtttttttctttctttcttttttcttttttttttggaattGGGCACATACCGGTAGGTTATTGATTATTTTCTTAcgtgattaaaataaataataagcaACATTTCGAAATTTTTAGTCCCACAAAGTTACAAGCAATAGTAACATGTCTTCCTCAACATCGtcacttttaaaatgtaacgTAGACCAAATCAACATATCTTTAGCTGTCGATGTTTCCGGCCCTAAGCGCAAAAAGACTTGACTGACGAAAACGTTTACGTGTATATGTAAGCGGACCCATGCGTATATATGCAGACGCTCGTATATATACGCTAACGAATACCGGACAAACAGAACTTGCGCCTAAATGGTAGGCTATGATATTCATTTGTATTCCATATATCGATCAATCAAGCGAGGAAGGAAGGGAGAGTGTGTTCGAGCAGGATTTCCAGTAGACCTGCGTGGATTAGATTAAATACAGTAATTGAATATCGACTTTGTCCACGGGTTTATTAATAGATCAAGACGCGAACGGCTTTGTCAACACAAATTATTAGCAAGCGCCTTGAAGCGATATTGAACTGCAAGAATAAAAACGACATTGGATATGAATATTTCCATGCATAAACTCAGGTATAatgttccatgactggtataatgCTGGCTTATTCAAAGAAAACGATGTCCGCTAACATATAGGCTACTTACTTTTGTACACAAATCCCGAGGTGAATACTACCGTAAATATCATTGAATAGGGTGGGGTTACCGTTAAATGTGCTGTACAAGcgggtgttgtttttgtttttttacatttccgACACACCCTAACATGCCGGGTACCCCATTTATTtacagaaaatatttacaagttTGTTTGCGTTAAATCAATTACTTAATCaattaaagaattaaaaattaataccaATTAGTTTTAGAagttttatgttaataaattaaCTTATCATACATGACTATgatataaaagtaataattaatataatgggttaattaaaaaaaaaaattcatttacaataatatttgtaattcgAAGACATCCGTGCACCAGTATTTTAGGAACAGTTCTTTAGTGTTCAACTGTAGCAGAATATTCAGTTTCTGgacgatttttaaaaataacattttaaaaatgtcatttcattacatggcttatTTCCTTCTAACATTTTATGTAAGGCCCAAATCGTTTTAATTACTTCAGGCTACTCCAGAGAAAAATTCCAAGTTCGACGTATTATTGCTAACTTATTTATTAACGATATTAACGATATGgaatatctttttaaaaaactatttggCTCTGATCTCATATTAAATGCATTCTAAATTGTATTTGGTAGATCACATAAATTTGGCAATAACTTGAATtcttgaagaagaagaagaagtttattttggtTAACggcacaactagagcacattgaataattaataataaattggatgtcaaacatttggtaattctgactcgtagtcaatagaggaaacccgctacattgttcctaatgcagtaaggatcttttatatgcactttcccacagacaggaaagcacataccacgaaatttgaccagttgtggtgtactggctggaacgagaaaaacaccaatcagttgaatggatccaccgaggtagttcgatcctgcgacgcaagcacctcaagcgagcactcaaccgactgaactaaaccCCGCCCCTGTATGAAAAGCTATGATGATGCTTCCAAAAgtattttattctatttgtaCATATCTAATTTTgtattcatttaaatataaaatatcattatcGTCGTTCTCTACTAAACCAATTCTTTACAGGATTCTCTTCTTTTGTTTCACGTTTCGGGCACACGAGAACATGTCGGGTACCCAATTTTATTAACCGTTTACACTTTGAGTTAATTACTTCAACAATTAACCGGGTATCATTgaataaatacaaatgtaatataccgataaaaaaaaattggattcgtgcatattaaaaatattattatcataaatgtatataatcggttaattaaatatgttcattttacaataatatttgtaattcaaaaggttgggtttttttgtttgtttttcttaaatatatgggGCACACCCGAACATGCCGAATGTgcccaaaatatatttacaaaagatCACACATTCAGTATACATTTAGCGAGTTATTTGACGAAATTAACCGGGTCTCAATGAgtaaataaaattcagtatataCAGATAAAATCCATTTGGaaacatgaatattattttaggaTAACATTTGTAATTCGAAGGTATCCGTGCACGTTGCATGGATATCTTCGTAGCACCAATATTTAAAGATGTTTTTCTCTTCTGTGTGGCTGCGTGGCTGCTCAACTGCAGCGGAATATTCAGTTTCTAGacgatttttaaaacatttaaaaagttccatttcattacatggcttatTTTCTTCCAGTATTTTACGACGGAGAAAAATTCCTAATATACCGAAtactagagctgggcggtataccgtatgtaccattcggtatcggtattatggcaataccgatttaccgtaccgagtaaatttcaaaataccttgtataggggcatgttaaaagggtactCTCTgcccctctgtctctgtctgtctctgtctgtctctgtttgtctctctctctctctctctctctctctctctctctctctctctctctctctctctctctctctctctctctctcttcctccctccctccctctccctctctctctctccctctctccctctttctctctctctctctcaaaataccgaaatttcgatattgaaaatatttcccggaaagcactaataatatatctgacgaacgcaaaatggtttggtataaatcagacgagagccttgtgtacggaatttaattgtatttagatgaaatcaACGGGTGAGCCATAACataggcatgcatttaaagccgagtatgCTGAAAATAACGTTcgatatcatgtcaataccgaataccgtaccgataccgacGTAAATCACCTcaaaaataccgatatcgataccGAGCCTCAAATTATAATACCGCCCATCTCTACCGAATAcaattttaaatgcatttaacCTGAAATTAGATCCCCAAAAAAAAGTTTATGAAAAACAGTCCGTATCGTTaatgaattgttttgtttttgggcaGTGAAAAAAAAGACGTGTTTAACTGCGTCATTGCAACAGCTTATTAgacattgattaaaaaaacaaagtgtTGAGCCACTCAGAATGCCTCCCCTTTCTCCAACTCTCCACAAAAGGAAGAGAGGAACGGTCATCAATGACCGGTAGCCAGTCACCgaaggttgcactataccaattaatttccggctgggtcgaagttcgaggtgcaccgaacttttgatagagaagttaacaccacaagtcctgtaattggttataaatgtgagtgtgttggttgtaaaaaaaattagttttatctgggctaaaaatgtatgcaattttatttgatgtagtaccaccgtgtcaagtagccttgtgcttggaacatgtatagggtacctgtaaaaaaaagtactcaaattttgtgcgaaactaggggtgttgcagaaacatctggttataccgaaaatgagccatgaaaggtaccattttctgcagttaatactttgaggtaggggttgtagtactgatatttatgggtcacagtttggttgatatattgcatatagtgtttttaaacacaaacgttaacatggtcgcctatgggatttgaattggtatagtccaacccgAAAGACTGGCGACACTCCCAGTCCGCTTCGCGCTCATAATGGAAGGCTATGTCTCGTCCTCGTGATCTCGACAGTTCGTCAGTGTTTACTTGACGTCTTTGCGATGTATACTATAGAAATGATCCCTAAAAGTATGATCTTAAATAACAAAACTGTCAAAAATCTTATATGTAACAATTCAATGGTACTTCGCAAGTGGTAGTTACCTTTTGCATATTTATACcagttgattttattttgtgtagtacCTTTATTTTAATAACCATAAAACGTTCTAAGCTATGCAATAACACCATTAAGTGATTGTTTTGCCATTTTATGTTGTCAGAACATATCATTGTcaattcatttaattatttaatacaacTAAATGTACAAAGAGAACGAAAAACCCAAATGACCAGCGCAAATGGATTGCTTGACCTAAGTCGTCCTTgaattattttatgtaattaaaGAGTTAATCAGGTAAAATATGAGCCTTaaatgtgttggaaagatgcatacccggacgaccaacacatactgacagatcttttatatgcaccatcccacagacgggatagcacataccacagcctttgataaatctggattaaaattagctccactggttaataacaattacctactggtagaccagtagagctgatttcaatcagactgggcttttgatataccagtcgtggcgcactggctggaacgagaaatagcccaatgggtccaccgacagggatcgatcccagaccgattgcgcatcaggcgagcgctctgtagaaagataattttttttttttaaagttgatatTGGTAAAATTATGATTGAGGAATTTTTAAATCTACAAACGGAACCTTATGAAAAAGCCTATTATAtcacgtccggttattgcacACAGAACAAATGGGATATCTTATGATTGGCTCAGACAGTCGTGGGAGCAGAAGGTTGGCCAACTTTggcgtgacagttggtagtcttaaGTTAGCATTATGAGCGGACTGGTTAAGGGCGTtttcattatgcgattagttgCACCGACTTGTCGGCCCCACCATAAGCgcacgggctcccatttttgtaggaggcaggctggtttttgcccgaattgaaAGAAAATGTCCAATTCTGGATAACAATGATTattcatattactattattgccaaacagctacataaggttgcaaacgaatcactacgcatttttgacagataaaaaatactttattttgaaaatacacCACCCAATGATCAATGACCTCAATGACTGAAAGGTCAATGACCTAACAGTAGATTGTTCATgataaagaagaaagaaagaagtgttttatttaacgacgcactcaacacattttatttacggttatatggcgtcagacatatggttcaggaccacacagattttgagaggaaacccgctgtcgccactacatgggctactcttccgataggcagcaagggatcttttagttgcgcttcccacaggcaggatagcacaaaccatggcctttgttgaaccagttatggatcactggtcggtgcaagtggtttacatctacctactgagccttgcgaagcactcactcagggtttggagtcggtatctggattaaaaatcccatgcctcgactgggatccgaacccagtacctaccagcctgtagaccgatggcctgccacgacgccaccgaggccggtactcaTGATAAAGATGTCGTGTGTTCAACATCTTCACTTTCATCCTCCTCGTAACATTGAGTAAGGTTGCTTCTATATGCAACGGTTGTTCGAACATTTGTCCCGTGACAGATATAGAACATTATATAGTAACTAAGCtgttaaacaccaacatttcGCATTCAaaaagggtttttttaattattatttttacacagAATTAGTTGCAGTTAGAAATAGTAGAGCCTAATTAAATGAAAGgacaacacaataaaataaaataaaagacgCACAAACACAAATGATACCCCAAACGGTAATCCTAAAACTCCTcccccaaaaccaaaacaaacacacacacacacacaccacaaaacAACACAAGTCACACGGGCGTACGGGCACCCACTTTTGTAATCCTATGCAAATACGCTTCCACATttcgtcgttaaaaaaacacgGCTCATACAGCAATGAAGAACATGCAAATCAATTAGACCCTTCTACTTTCcgggacatttattattcggCTTACCGGTACTACCCAAAACAGGATTTTCTACTTAGACCCTTCTACTTTCcgggacatttattattcggCTTACCGGTACTACCCAAAACAGGATTTTCTACTTACCGGGCCGATACCTTTCCATCCTAGGACACAAGGACCTCAGGCGAtcgttctactgactgagcgAGATCCTGCTATTTTGGTGAcacctcaacccccccccccccccgcccccccaaaaacccccaacaaaaaacccacaaaaaacacaataccccccccccccccccccaacaaaaaaaaaaaaaaaaaaaaaaacccacccccaaaaagcaaaaccaaacaaacaacaacaataactcaatacaaacacaaacgtATATTAGTAGCTAGTTATGCTCTTCAGTTGTCATGAATCCTCGCAGTGCTGGTAGCTAAAGTTTACGGGTTTCATAGACACATGGCAGGTATTGTGAGTTTTCATAGTACTAGGCTCAACATGTTCTAAAACATATAAGAAGACACTGAGATGACTACAATCGCACATTACGACAGTGGGCACACGtgttaaaatgtacatatttcacACATAGCACTAGGTGAAAAACGGGCACGTGTAAAAGTATTGGTATGGAATGAACGTGCAAAACGAGACTCATGTGATAACATTACAGGGATAAATAACCGAAACTCACCTAATAGTCACTTTATCGTGTAACAGTTGCGTTGTGTTGTTACCTTTTGTTGGAAAAGAAGTCATTTTTCaactaagtttttatttttcagaaattattataattataattattattctaaAATTCTTTTAGCGagttaaatatatttgcaaacaaagaaataaagcTGAATAACATTTGTCAATGTATTTGCCACAGAACTATTTTCTTAATTTAggtatacataattaaagggacattcccgagtttgctgcattgtaagatgtttccgacttatgtaagtttaatcgtagaaatattttatattaaatatatttacttgtttagaatatcattgtctctatattcaatgtgtttctggtcgtcttaatatttgtaaaaagcccaaactggattttgtcttcaaataattttgtacgtacgaaaaaatcctttttgggaaataaaatgaaatttaacctagtacaaatattagaacgatcagaaacacgtttaatatacagccactaatattttatgcagaaaatatatttgatatgtaattagtcgtcaaaaagtctgttagtcgatgacatcttaaaaattgcaggaaactcaggaatgtccctttttaATTGCACTAGATTATGAATTTCAATATAAGGAAATAAGTGTAATAAGTGTATGTTGCAGattacccctccccccaattgttcgcctcccccccccccattgttcAGCTTTGTTTATATATGGGGGGAAACCCCCCGCACCCCCTCCCACTTCAGTTTCCTAAACCTACTTGATTTACCGCTGCAGTAGatggatattatatatatatatttttttttttacagaatgaaGACTGCATATTTCATGCTGTTCTTGTTGTCCTTGACCTTCGTTCCCGAGCACGTGGACGGTTGGTTCTTTCGGTCTGTGCGCAGAATTCGCTTCAATCCCTACCACAAGCTAGGTTGTATGGCGGCCTGCAAGTGGGCCAGAAGCTGGGCGTGCAAGGTCTGTAAAAGGAAGAGAGGACTCGACGTGGGGGCCGATGCTGCAGAACCAGTCAGGTAAATTTGGTTATTTTTCCAGTTATTTATCGCTCTTACCAAAATCGTAGGTAAACCTATTTAGATTAGTAGCTAGAGTGCAGGGAAATACCAGGTTTTATACTGTAGGTATGACTCTACCGCCCCACCCTTTAGTTGCAGACCCGTCTACGAAAGGAATGTATTTAGGATACctcattaacattttaaacttattttgcAACTTAGATTATTGGCGTTGCCAGTATCTTtacattggggtggggtggggactGTATAGTGGTTAATGTTAGGGGACTGAACGAACACGCCCGCAAGAGCAAAGTTGGCGCGGGATGTAGCTGTCAATTGGTGAATTAAACCCAATGATCTAATCTGGacattcatattagcattactaccaaacggaccggtcgtggttaggccatctgtctacaggctggtaggtactgggttcggatcccagtcgaggcatgggatttttaattcagatacagACTTCAAACCctgcgagtgctccgcaagtctcagtgggtaggtgtaaaccacttgcaccgaccagtgatccataactggttcaacaaaggccatggtttgtgctatcctgcctgtgggaagctcaactaaaggatcccttgctgcctgtcgtaaaagagtagcccatggggcgacagcgggtttcctctaaaaaaaaaaaaaaaaaaaaaaaaaaaccgtgtcggaatgaccatgtttgacgtccaatagccgataagatgaaaaatcatgtgctctagtggcgttaaataaaactttactaGCAAACGGCTATACAGGTTGCAAACTAATGagactacgcatttttacatggaataaaacaaatttcgaGGGTTGAacgatggaaatgcatggtaaaaaggttttaggttagcacattttgctccagcactaggggcaGTTGCCCCTCCCACCCCCGCCCCTGCCTCATACGCTTGTCTGCGTTTAAGGATCCAATCGTCTTGTATCCATTCTGATTGGCGATTTTcccagtcccaaccagtgcacgactgctatatcaaggTCGTGTTAAGTACTGTCATGCGAGTACTAATGGCcaatttagcgggttttctctcggGACTCTATAATTAAGTAAATGATGTGCTTTAATTGTCAAACAACCCAACTAGTTAATTTCGCAgttgtatattaaaacaattcatcTTAACAATGTCTATGTAGGTAGAATAGTTTTTTGAAGTCGCTCGTAAAACGGGCATCGTAGAACGGTATACAAGGTGGAGAGGTCACTAGGAGTTAATATTTGGCGAATCGCCACCCAACCATTTTTCAGCAAATGAGTACAAcgaatgccccccccccccccccccccccttctactaaatgtattttaagcTGACCTGGCGATTCTTCAGCATATTGCCATAAACTGTTTAGCATATGGGTATACTAATACCGGAAGTACTGTTTAAATGTTGCTGGATTTTTATAGGAAGATTGCATCCTCCCTGAAAGTTGTCGGATGTCGCTGTATAGTAAAGAGAAACTAACGGCCTTAGCAAATATAATTCCTCACTTAAAGAGAAATGACTTTGGGTCGACTATTTTATTCTAAATCCACCATTTGCTTCCAGGATGCCGATGTGCCGACAGTTCTGCATGATCTGGACGTGAACGGAGATGGTTTTGTCGAGCTGAACGAGATCGTTCACGTGACCGGCCTGAAAGTAACGGTTCACTCCCATAAGACAGACGTCCCATAAGGCAGACATGCCATTTGATAGACAAAACTCTTTATTGGGTTATGTAATGTATCCTGTACACCCCTGACTGCGTTAATGGTATTGCTCCAATCTGCTCAGCAAGCTATGCTGCAGTGCAACAGCAGTCTTAATTAATGAGCTGATTTCATGCAAACAACAGCGAGAGCTTAATTGTAATCTGgtaaatgcaattaataaatgtaaagataCAGTGCTTGGTGGATTTTCCACTGCAATATCTCCATTCAATTCATTTCACTTCAGattgacaatgttttgtttttatatcaatgaTTACCGCACAGTTATGACAgtacctatttaaaaaaattgttatatctACCAATTCCACACAGGCaactaggagaagttaattgtAATCTGCTaaacagaattaacaaatgtaaagATACTGTGTTTTATGATGTCCGTGTTTTTAGAGTTTAGCAACATCCGTATACAATTCATTTCACTTCAGATAGACATTGTTTGTATATCAATGAGTATTATGTCTCTGACGACCAATGTCTTGTATTTCATT encodes the following:
- the LOC121382106 gene encoding short-chain dehydrogenase/reductase family 9C member 7-like, producing MERYRPAVSRMFLLVITAGLLIGYCTLRWLLGLSTIDNYESRYVFITGCDSGFGNLLAKRLDSMGFNVFAGCLTDEGAESLRKEVSPRLVTVDIDVTSEKKIHDAFVFVRDTLPDKTGLWAVVNNAGIACDPGPAEWFPRSEYERLMAVNVYGMIDVCRTFLPLIRKQHGRIVNCSSLSGRFAVGVAPYCVSKYGVEAYSDCLRRDLYVEGITVHMIEPLTFKTPMISNLPQRLRSAFERISPEMQAFYGQTYLEQCEVVVRKTIDTMVNPNTYLVVDDYVHAITSRFPRARYMPGNYTKYLLWVVWSLPEWIVDWMLSLMLPKPAGAK